Proteins encoded by one window of Nicotiana tabacum cultivar K326 chromosome 10, ASM71507v2, whole genome shotgun sequence:
- the LOC107832562 gene encoding inactive protein kinase SELMODRAFT_444075-like isoform X2, producing the protein MIFMIQINFISQIKVKVKVISGSQSGVVAAEARRVQTRWVVLDKRMKKEARICMEQQLDCSIVQMKNSQPKVLRLNFIGSPNTDTEVSRRSRASSKHLGEKSDDPWNEIRVPNVTPASSPEHSSFTTTDAGTSSISSLDIGASPLFFSEINWDMKKSFSHKCNHYSDESDSDTDSEKLNSPTTSICSHQWMQDILIAAKEYSSFLKKDSPRSKGTLLKLKHDVTPEKSFGRDQDPGVRLKKERHDLEVNNNMRKMMSLTKNSPADPPPLCSICQHKAPVFGKPPRWFTYSELERATGGFSQANFLAEGGYGSVHRGHLPDRQVIAVKQYKSASSQGDLEFCSEVEVLSCAQHRNVVMLIGFCVEDGRRLLVYEYICNGSLDSHLYGRNGHPLNWPARQKIAVGAARGLRYLHEECRVGCIVHRDLRPNNILLTHDFEPLVGDFGLARWQPEGDLGVDTRVIGTFGYLAPEYAQSGQITEKADVYSFGVVLLELVTGRKAIDINRPKGQQSLSEWARPLLRKSAISVLIDPCLGDCYLEQEIHGMLHCASLCIRRDPHSRPRMSQVLRMLEGDVLVN; encoded by the exons ATGATATTTATGATCCAGATAAA TTTTATTTCACAGATAAAGGTGAAGGTCAAAGTCATTTCTGGGTCGCAGTCTGGAGTAGTGGCTGCTGAAGCCAGGAGAGTTCAGACACGATGGGTGGTGTTGGATAA GAGGATGAAAAAAGAGGCCAGAATATGTATGGAACAACAACTGGACTGCAGTATTGTTCAGATGaaaaattctcaaccaaaagtacTTAGGTTGAATTTCATTGGATCGCCTAACACTGACACTGAAGTCTCCCGTAGGTCACGAGCTTCTTCAAAACATTTAGGTGAAAAGTCTGATGATCCCTGGAATGAGATTCGGGTGCCAAACGTGACTCCAGCAAGTAGTCCAGAGCATTCATCATTCACCACAACTGACGCCGGGACATCCTCGATTTCCAGTCTAGACATAGGGGCCTCTCCGCTTTTCTTCTCTGAGATCAATTGGGATATGAAGAAGAGCTTTTCGCATAAATGCAATCATTATTCAGATGAATCTGATTCTGACACAGATAGTGAAAAGCTAAATTCTCCTACAACAAGCATATGTTCCCACCAATGGATGCAAGACATTCTCATTGCAGCAAAGGAATATTCAAGTTTCTTAAAGAAAGACTCACCGAGATCCAAAGGCACATTGCTAAAGTTGAAGCATGATGTTACCCCGGAGAAATCATTTGGACGTGATCAGGACCCTGGAGTTCGTCTAAAGAAAGAAAGACATGATCTGGAAGTAAACAATAATATGAGAAAAATGATGTCATTAACCAAAAATTCTCCTGCTGATCCTCCTCCACTTTGTTCAATATGCCAACACAAGGCACCTGTATTTGGAAAACCACCTAGGTGGTTCACTTATTCTGAGCTCGAACGTGCTACTGGTGGATTTTCACAAGCTAACTTTTTGGCTGAGGGTGGATATGGTTCTGTACATCGTGGACACTTACCAGATAGACAAGTCATAGCAGTCAAGCAATACAAATCGGCTAGTTCGCAGGGCGACCTTGAATTTTGCTCTGAGGTGGAGGTCCTGAGCTGTGCTCAGCATCGAAATGTTGTGATGCTGATCGGCTTCTGTGTGGAGGATGGAAGAAGGTTGCTAGTTTATGAATACATCTGCAATGGCTCCTTAGATTCTCACCTTTATG GACGTAATGGACATCCATTAAATTGGCCAGCACGTCAAAAGATTGCCGTCGGAGCTGCTCGAGGATTGAGATACCTGCACGAGGAGTGCAGAGTAGGTTGTATTGTTCATCGTGACCTGCGGCCAAATAATATCCTCCTAACTCATGATTTTGAACCATTG GTTGGAGACTTTGGACTGGCGAGGTGGCAGCCAGAAGGGGACTTGGGTGTTGATACAAGAGTAATCGGAACATTTGG ATACTTGGCACCGGAATATGCTCAAAGTGGTCAAATAACTGAAAAAGCTGATGTTTACTCATTTGGTGTAGTACTATTGGAACTTGTTACCGGAAGAAAAGCTATAGACATTAATCGCCCCAAGGGCCAACAGTCCCTCAGTGAGTGG GCACGTCCTCTACTGCGAAAGAGTGCCATCTCTGTACTCATCGACCCATGTCTAGGGGACTGCTACTTGGAGCAGGAGATTCATGGCATGCTACATTGTGCTTCATTATGCATTCGACGGGACCCTCATTCAAGGCCGAGGATGTCCCAG GTACTTCGGATGTTAGAAGGCGACGTGTTAGTGAACTAA
- the LOC107832562 gene encoding inactive protein kinase SELMODRAFT_444075-like isoform X1, with translation MNLREKSGTNRSMDVGKRVVLVAVNASRDISRSAFIWALTHVVQPGDSVKLLVLIPPHSSSKRLWGFPRFNSDCTNSNWRSLSGTTLDQKDFITESCTQMLLQLHDIYDPDKIKVKVKVISGSQSGVVAAEARRVQTRWVVLDKRMKKEARICMEQQLDCSIVQMKNSQPKVLRLNFIGSPNTDTEVSRRSRASSKHLGEKSDDPWNEIRVPNVTPASSPEHSSFTTTDAGTSSISSLDIGASPLFFSEINWDMKKSFSHKCNHYSDESDSDTDSEKLNSPTTSICSHQWMQDILIAAKEYSSFLKKDSPRSKGTLLKLKHDVTPEKSFGRDQDPGVRLKKERHDLEVNNNMRKMMSLTKNSPADPPPLCSICQHKAPVFGKPPRWFTYSELERATGGFSQANFLAEGGYGSVHRGHLPDRQVIAVKQYKSASSQGDLEFCSEVEVLSCAQHRNVVMLIGFCVEDGRRLLVYEYICNGSLDSHLYGRNGHPLNWPARQKIAVGAARGLRYLHEECRVGCIVHRDLRPNNILLTHDFEPLVGDFGLARWQPEGDLGVDTRVIGTFGYLAPEYAQSGQITEKADVYSFGVVLLELVTGRKAIDINRPKGQQSLSEWARPLLRKSAISVLIDPCLGDCYLEQEIHGMLHCASLCIRRDPHSRPRMSQVLRMLEGDVLVN, from the exons ATGAATCTGCGAGAGAAGAGTGGGACTAATAGAAGCATGGATGTGGGAAAGAGAGTGGTGCTTGTTGCTGTGAATGCTTCAAGAGATATATCAAGAAGTGCCTTTATCTGGGCATTAACTCATGTGGTTCAACCTGGGGATTCTGTTAAGCTGCTCGTGCTCATTCCTCCTCATAGCTCAA GTAAAAGGCTTTGGGGTTTTCCTAGATTTAACAGTGATTGCACGAATAGCAACTGGAGATCATTGTCTGGAACAACTTTAGATCAGAAGGACTTCATTACAGAATCATGCACTCAAATGTTGCTTCAACTTCATGATATTTATGATCCAGATAAA ATAAAGGTGAAGGTCAAAGTCATTTCTGGGTCGCAGTCTGGAGTAGTGGCTGCTGAAGCCAGGAGAGTTCAGACACGATGGGTGGTGTTGGATAA GAGGATGAAAAAAGAGGCCAGAATATGTATGGAACAACAACTGGACTGCAGTATTGTTCAGATGaaaaattctcaaccaaaagtacTTAGGTTGAATTTCATTGGATCGCCTAACACTGACACTGAAGTCTCCCGTAGGTCACGAGCTTCTTCAAAACATTTAGGTGAAAAGTCTGATGATCCCTGGAATGAGATTCGGGTGCCAAACGTGACTCCAGCAAGTAGTCCAGAGCATTCATCATTCACCACAACTGACGCCGGGACATCCTCGATTTCCAGTCTAGACATAGGGGCCTCTCCGCTTTTCTTCTCTGAGATCAATTGGGATATGAAGAAGAGCTTTTCGCATAAATGCAATCATTATTCAGATGAATCTGATTCTGACACAGATAGTGAAAAGCTAAATTCTCCTACAACAAGCATATGTTCCCACCAATGGATGCAAGACATTCTCATTGCAGCAAAGGAATATTCAAGTTTCTTAAAGAAAGACTCACCGAGATCCAAAGGCACATTGCTAAAGTTGAAGCATGATGTTACCCCGGAGAAATCATTTGGACGTGATCAGGACCCTGGAGTTCGTCTAAAGAAAGAAAGACATGATCTGGAAGTAAACAATAATATGAGAAAAATGATGTCATTAACCAAAAATTCTCCTGCTGATCCTCCTCCACTTTGTTCAATATGCCAACACAAGGCACCTGTATTTGGAAAACCACCTAGGTGGTTCACTTATTCTGAGCTCGAACGTGCTACTGGTGGATTTTCACAAGCTAACTTTTTGGCTGAGGGTGGATATGGTTCTGTACATCGTGGACACTTACCAGATAGACAAGTCATAGCAGTCAAGCAATACAAATCGGCTAGTTCGCAGGGCGACCTTGAATTTTGCTCTGAGGTGGAGGTCCTGAGCTGTGCTCAGCATCGAAATGTTGTGATGCTGATCGGCTTCTGTGTGGAGGATGGAAGAAGGTTGCTAGTTTATGAATACATCTGCAATGGCTCCTTAGATTCTCACCTTTATG GACGTAATGGACATCCATTAAATTGGCCAGCACGTCAAAAGATTGCCGTCGGAGCTGCTCGAGGATTGAGATACCTGCACGAGGAGTGCAGAGTAGGTTGTATTGTTCATCGTGACCTGCGGCCAAATAATATCCTCCTAACTCATGATTTTGAACCATTG GTTGGAGACTTTGGACTGGCGAGGTGGCAGCCAGAAGGGGACTTGGGTGTTGATACAAGAGTAATCGGAACATTTGG ATACTTGGCACCGGAATATGCTCAAAGTGGTCAAATAACTGAAAAAGCTGATGTTTACTCATTTGGTGTAGTACTATTGGAACTTGTTACCGGAAGAAAAGCTATAGACATTAATCGCCCCAAGGGCCAACAGTCCCTCAGTGAGTGG GCACGTCCTCTACTGCGAAAGAGTGCCATCTCTGTACTCATCGACCCATGTCTAGGGGACTGCTACTTGGAGCAGGAGATTCATGGCATGCTACATTGTGCTTCATTATGCATTCGACGGGACCCTCATTCAAGGCCGAGGATGTCCCAG GTACTTCGGATGTTAGAAGGCGACGTGTTAGTGAACTAA
- the LOC107832572 gene encoding putative transcription factor At5g61620, translating into MRRKCSHCGKIGHNSRTCTSFRVGVISCGLRLFGVQVLDNISSSSSSSSSSSSSSSHDIHLKKSLSLDCLSSSEKTSCTNGSLSDCLLGQAHQHRRKGVAWTEEEHRTFLVGLEKLGKGDWRGISRNFVTTRTPTQVASHAQKYFLRLSTHHLINSKKRRSSLFDLVRSNNKNHLDAITDYINTKPDYANSLTGITSLNEVCQETSLSNLMDLNSASHQMVMSSSTIMSNSPVAAALDLELSLAAPTNVDKSKPNTFLIGPIPVT; encoded by the exons ATGAGGAGAAAGTGTTCACATTGTGGGAAGATAGGTCATAATTCAAGAACTTGCACCAGTTTCAGAGTAGGTGTCATTAGCTGTGGATTAAGACTCTTTGGAGTGCAAGTACTTGACAAtatctcttcttcatcttcatcttcatcttcatcatcatcttcttcttctcatgaTATTCACTTGAAGAAAAGTTTAAGCTTAGATTGCTTATCTTCATCTGAAAAGACTAGTTGCACAAATGGTTCTCTCTCTGATTGTCTCTTAGGTCAAGCTCATCAACATAGAAGGAAAG GAGTTGCATGGACAGAGGAGGAACACAGAACATTCTTAGTGGGACTAGAGAAGTTAGGTAAAGGAGATTGGAGAGGAATTTCAAGGAACTTTGTGACAACAAGAACTCCAACTCAAGTTGCTAGTCATGCTCAGAAGTATTTCCTCAGACTATCAACTCATCATCTCATCAACAGTAAGAAGCGCCGTTCCAGCCTCTTTGACTTG GTAAGGAGCAACAACAAGAACCATCTTGATGCTATAACCGATTACATTAATACCAAGCCAGACTATGCAAATTCTCTAACTGGGATAACAAGCTTAAATGAAGTTTGCCAAGAAACTAGTTTATCTAATTTGATGGATCTCAATTCTGCTTCTCATCAGATGGTCATGTCTTCTTCTACTATTATGTCCAACTCTCCAGTGGCAGCAGCACTTGATTTGGAGCTAAGTCTAGCAGCTCCAACAAATGTGGATAAAAGCAAGCCTAATACCTTTCTAATTGGACCTATTCCTGTTACTTAA